In Myxococcales bacterium, one genomic interval encodes:
- a CDS encoding CBS domain-containing protein: MHRHHRQVDELMITDVLSVREGEPIAKAMHVMATARVHHLPVVDGRYHLVGLVSDRDLLNALAGDKNRTDPVGAVMQTPVKSVRATTHAHTAARTMLDSGIHSLPVVAEDGALVGMITASDFLAVAEEALRGIEVAKERLE, encoded by the coding sequence ATGCACCGTCACCACCGCCAGGTCGACGAGCTGATGATCACCGACGTCCTCTCCGTCCGCGAGGGGGAGCCCATCGCCAAGGCCATGCACGTCATGGCGACGGCGCGGGTGCACCACCTCCCCGTGGTCGATGGTCGCTACCACCTGGTCGGGCTGGTCTCCGATCGCGACCTGCTGAACGCGCTCGCGGGTGACAAGAACCGCACCGATCCGGTGGGCGCGGTGATGCAGACGCCCGTGAAGTCCGTGCGGGCTACCACCCACGCCCACACGGCGGCGCGAACGATGCTCGACTCGGGCATCCACTCGCTGCCGGTGGTCGCCGAAGACGGGGCCCTCGTGGGCATGATCACCGCGAGCGACTTCCTCGCGGTCGCCGAGGAGGCGCTCCGCGGCATCGAGGTCGCCAAGGAGCGCCTCGAGTAG
- a CDS encoding response regulator transcription factor: protein MAKILVIEDEADIQQVLEYNLRDRGHKVVVASRGDDGLRAVREKKPDLVLLDLMLPDMSGTEVCRQIKADPALRGTQVVILTAKGEEIDRVVGFELGADDYVVKPFSVRELLLRIQAILRRGTLEPTAGAEIVFGTLKIDRDAHRVWSAGDELELTALEFKLLVTLYDRKNRVQSRATLLSDVWGIEADITTRTVDTHVKRLREKLGASGDYIETVRGVGYRFASTPDDAS from the coding sequence ATGGCGAAGATCCTTGTCATCGAAGACGAGGCGGACATCCAGCAGGTCCTCGAGTACAACCTGCGCGACCGGGGCCACAAGGTCGTGGTGGCGAGCCGGGGCGACGACGGGCTCCGCGCCGTGCGCGAGAAGAAGCCCGATCTCGTGCTCCTCGACCTCATGCTCCCCGACATGTCCGGCACCGAGGTCTGTCGTCAGATCAAGGCCGATCCGGCGCTCCGCGGGACGCAGGTCGTCATCCTCACGGCGAAGGGCGAGGAGATCGATCGCGTCGTCGGCTTCGAGCTCGGCGCCGACGACTACGTGGTCAAGCCGTTCAGCGTGCGCGAGCTGCTGCTCCGCATTCAGGCCATTCTCCGGCGCGGCACGCTCGAGCCCACGGCGGGCGCGGAGATCGTGTTCGGCACTCTGAAGATCGACCGCGACGCGCACCGCGTGTGGTCCGCGGGCGACGAGCTCGAGCTCACCGCGCTCGAGTTCAAGCTGCTCGTCACGCTGTACGACCGCAAGAACCGCGTGCAGAGCCGCGCCACGCTGCTGAGCGACGTCTGGGGGATCGAGGCCGACATCACCACGCGCACGGTGGACACCCACGTGAAGCGGCTGCGCGAGAAGCTAGGCGCGTCGGGCGACTACATCGAGACCGTGCGCGGCGTGGGCTATCGCTTCGCGTCGACGCCCGACGACGCGAGCTAG
- a CDS encoding sigma-70 family RNA polymerase sigma factor, producing MQAAATLPDPLPDPVQDPLQDPRGAPLDVATVFREHLPFVFRALRRLGVAEGDIDDVCQEVFVVVMRKLAEFEGRSQLRTWIYGICVRSASDYRKRAPRRREVLTDEVPEGVTGKGPHEYATEAEARDLLDRLLAELDDDKRAVFVLYEIEELTMAEVALALECPLQTAYSRLHAARRRVQERATELAAAEGLAPKEGRRP from the coding sequence GTGCAGGCCGCCGCCACGCTCCCCGATCCGCTCCCCGATCCGGTCCAGGATCCGCTTCAGGATCCGCGGGGCGCCCCGCTCGACGTGGCGACGGTGTTCCGCGAGCACCTCCCGTTCGTGTTCCGCGCGCTCCGGCGGCTGGGGGTCGCGGAGGGCGACATCGACGACGTGTGTCAGGAGGTCTTCGTGGTGGTCATGCGCAAGCTCGCGGAGTTCGAGGGCCGCTCCCAGCTACGCACGTGGATCTACGGAATCTGCGTGCGGAGCGCCTCCGACTACCGCAAGCGGGCGCCGCGGCGCCGCGAGGTGCTGACCGACGAGGTCCCCGAGGGCGTCACCGGCAAGGGGCCGCACGAGTACGCGACCGAGGCCGAGGCCCGCGATCTGCTGGACCGCCTGCTCGCCGAGCTCGACGACGACAAGCGCGCGGTGTTCGTGCTCTACGAAATCGAGGAGCTGACGATGGCCGAGGTGGCGCTCGCCCTCGAGTGCCCGCTCCAGACCGCGTACTCGCGGCTCCACGCCGCGCGGAGGCGGGTGCAAGAGCGCGCGACGGAGCTCGCCGCCGCCGAAGGGCTCGCACCGAAGGAAGGACGGCGCCCGTGA
- a CDS encoding enoyl-CoA hydratase/isomerase family protein, which produces MGGPVAADPGGDAGRTPKASVAVRDDHVAVVTLDDPARPLNVLGPELGDDLATALRALRDDSSVLGIVVRSGKPGSFVAGADIGHLRAVRVAAEARDLALELARRLAELTTGHPVVVAVHGAALGGGFELALAARAVVATRDPRTCFGLPEVKLGLLPFSNGLQRLADRAGLERALDLGLSGRTVSAEEALRLGLIDEVCSEEALLATAVARALTLARDKRGPRRRLPRATPGEALRTLLLERNAIGTRVLFAKARADLHAKTRGLYPAPERIVDVLERHSRKGFEASGALEAQAFGELVVGDVAKQLMTLFFATTALKKETGLDPRARPSAPAPAEAPAEVAVVGAGVMGAGIGYVSALAGLHVTLSDLDSAALSGARRHIRSLLDTWAARGRIALAEPARILARVEGGVGYEGLGRCGLVVEAVFEDLELKRRVVREIEAASPGCVIGSCTSSVPITRIAEGAARPERVVGMHYAHPVHRMPLLEVVRGERTGDPAIAAAVALGKRQGKTVIVVQDGTGFFTTRTLTPYLNEAAYLLAEGVAIDAIDAALVAWGFPVGPLRLLDEIGLDVCARVATRTAAAYGDRMRAPAGLERLVARGRLGRKSGLGFYSYTGRTPGKYVDPTIYEVIGVEPSKRLAAEEVQMRCALPLVNEAVRCLEEGVLRSARDGDVGAVLGLGFPALRGGPFRYVDTLGAVELLRRLRGYEARFGERFKPATLLREHAEERRLFHAD; this is translated from the coding sequence CTGGGCGGCCCCGTGGCGGCGGACCCAGGTGGTGATGCGGGCCGCACGCCGAAGGCGTCGGTGGCGGTGCGCGACGACCACGTGGCGGTCGTCACGCTCGACGATCCCGCGCGCCCGCTGAACGTGCTGGGCCCCGAGCTGGGCGACGACCTCGCGACGGCCCTGCGGGCGCTCCGCGACGACTCGAGCGTGCTCGGCATCGTGGTCCGCAGCGGAAAGCCGGGCTCGTTCGTGGCCGGGGCCGACATCGGGCACCTCCGCGCCGTGCGGGTCGCGGCCGAGGCGCGCGATCTCGCCCTGGAGCTCGCCCGGCGGCTCGCCGAGCTCACCACCGGGCACCCGGTCGTGGTGGCGGTCCACGGAGCGGCGCTCGGCGGCGGCTTCGAGCTCGCCCTCGCGGCGCGCGCCGTGGTGGCCACGCGCGATCCCCGCACGTGCTTTGGCCTGCCTGAGGTGAAGCTCGGCCTCCTCCCGTTCTCGAACGGCCTCCAGCGCCTGGCCGACCGCGCCGGGCTCGAGCGCGCTCTCGACCTCGGGCTCAGCGGGCGCACGGTTAGCGCCGAAGAGGCCCTGCGGCTCGGGCTCATCGACGAGGTCTGCTCGGAGGAGGCCCTCCTCGCCACCGCCGTCGCGCGGGCCCTCACCCTCGCCCGCGACAAGCGCGGGCCGCGCCGGAGGCTCCCGCGCGCCACCCCAGGAGAGGCCCTCCGCACCCTTCTGCTCGAGCGAAACGCGATCGGTACCCGTGTGCTGTTCGCGAAGGCGCGCGCCGACCTCCACGCCAAGACCCGCGGCCTCTATCCCGCGCCGGAGCGCATCGTCGACGTGCTCGAGCGCCACTCGCGCAAGGGGTTCGAGGCGTCCGGGGCGCTCGAGGCCCAGGCCTTCGGCGAGCTCGTCGTGGGCGACGTGGCCAAGCAGCTCATGACGCTCTTCTTCGCGACGACGGCGCTGAAGAAGGAGACCGGCCTCGACCCACGCGCCCGCCCGAGCGCCCCCGCGCCGGCCGAGGCGCCGGCCGAGGTCGCCGTGGTGGGCGCGGGCGTCATGGGCGCGGGCATCGGCTACGTGAGCGCGCTCGCTGGGCTCCACGTGACGCTGAGCGATCTCGACAGCGCGGCGCTCTCGGGGGCGCGTCGCCACATCCGGTCGCTGCTCGACACGTGGGCGGCCCGCGGTCGCATCGCGCTCGCGGAGCCCGCGCGGATCCTCGCGCGCGTGGAAGGTGGGGTCGGGTACGAGGGGCTCGGTCGCTGCGGGCTCGTCGTCGAGGCGGTCTTCGAGGACCTCGAGCTGAAGCGCCGCGTCGTGCGCGAGATCGAGGCTGCGAGCCCTGGCTGCGTGATCGGTTCCTGCACCTCGTCCGTGCCGATCACCCGTATCGCGGAGGGCGCGGCGCGCCCGGAGCGGGTCGTGGGGATGCACTACGCGCACCCCGTGCATCGCATGCCGCTGCTCGAGGTCGTCCGTGGCGAGCGCACCGGCGATCCCGCGATCGCGGCCGCCGTGGCCCTCGGCAAACGCCAGGGCAAGACGGTCATCGTCGTCCAAGACGGCACGGGCTTCTTCACGACCCGCACGCTCACGCCGTACCTGAACGAGGCGGCCTACCTGCTCGCCGAGGGTGTCGCCATCGACGCCATCGACGCGGCGCTGGTGGCGTGGGGCTTCCCGGTGGGGCCGCTGCGGCTGCTCGACGAGATCGGCCTCGACGTGTGCGCTCGCGTGGCGACCCGCACCGCCGCGGCCTACGGCGATCGCATGCGCGCCCCGGCGGGGCTCGAGCGTCTGGTCGCGCGAGGTCGGCTCGGACGGAAGAGCGGCCTCGGGTTCTACTCGTACACCGGCCGAACGCCTGGAAAGTATGTAGATCCCACTATTTACGAGGTCATCGGGGTGGAGCCGAGCAAGCGCCTCGCGGCCGAAGAGGTGCAGATGCGCTGCGCGCTCCCCCTCGTGAACGAGGCCGTCCGCTGTTTGGAAGAGGGGGTCCTCCGCTCGGCACGCGATGGCGACGTGGGCGCCGTGCTCGGGCTCGGCTTCCCCGCCCTCCGCGGCGGCCCCTTCCGCTACGTGGACACGCTCGGAGCGGTCGAGCTGCTTCGCCGCCTGCGTGGGTACGAGGCGCGTTTCGGCGAGCGCTTCAAGCCCGCCACGTTGCTGCGCGAGCACGCGGAAGAGCGCCGGCTGTTCCACGCCGATTGA
- a CDS encoding glycosyltransferase family 2 protein yields the protein MFEGIRVVVVVPAYDEERHLRAVLAGLPAWVDSALVVDDASRDGTRRVAREVAALDGRVRLLCHPSNRGVGAAIVTGYREGAALHPGDRVALVVMAGDGQMSPSDLPALVAPIAADAADYVKGNRFARPSIAQMPRDRYLGSLVFSRLTAAATGLPIHDSQCGYTALSGEACAALDLDTLWPGFGYPNDLLGQLAVRGLRVAEVPVEASYADETSKLRWRHLPAIAWLVGRALWRRRGREPRRR from the coding sequence ATGTTCGAAGGGATCCGCGTGGTCGTCGTCGTGCCGGCCTACGACGAGGAGCGGCACCTCCGCGCGGTGCTCGCGGGCCTGCCCGCGTGGGTCGACTCCGCGCTCGTGGTCGACGACGCGAGCCGCGACGGCACCCGCCGCGTGGCGCGCGAGGTGGCGGCGCTCGACGGGCGCGTGCGACTGCTTTGTCACCCCTCGAACCGCGGCGTCGGCGCGGCGATCGTGACCGGCTACCGCGAGGGCGCGGCCCTGCACCCGGGCGACCGCGTCGCCCTCGTGGTCATGGCGGGCGACGGGCAAATGAGCCCCTCCGACCTGCCCGCCCTGGTGGCGCCGATCGCCGCCGACGCCGCCGACTACGTGAAGGGAAACCGCTTCGCGCGCCCCTCGATCGCCCAGATGCCGCGCGATCGCTACCTGGGCTCGCTCGTGTTCTCGCGGCTCACCGCCGCCGCGACGGGCCTCCCCATCCACGACAGCCAGTGTGGGTACACCGCGCTCTCCGGCGAGGCGTGCGCGGCCCTCGACCTTGACACACTCTGGCCCGGCTTCGGGTATCCCAACGACCTCCTGGGGCAGCTCGCGGTTCGCGGGCTCCGGGTGGCGGAGGTGCCCGTCGAGGCGAGCTACGCCGACGAGACCAGCAAGCTCCGGTGGCGCCACCTCCCCGCGATCGCCTGGCTGGTTGGCCGCGCCCTCTGGCGGCGCCGCGGCCGGGAGCCCCGCCGACGGTGA
- a CDS encoding PAS domain-containing protein, producing MALFALFGATTLALTSRLTGGAALAALFGAAVCAALVSEASARAALSLVRPLTEAARRIQEGDLSARTLGVHEQEESRELGQALDQLASNLARTLGELREERDLLSGVLEGMQEGVMLLDGAGDVALMNPAFREMLLVRSDMVGVPLLEVVRHAELKELFDRARKLRSACSGEVEVGGIKPRRLLVRASSFEGEGGGVLAVFFDVTEIRRLESLRRDFVANVSHELRTPVTAVLSAAETLRIAQRRDPEAAEQFLSIIERNGERLQRLIEDLLDLSRIESRELKLKPELLAFRAFAQHVATLFKERAQKKDMRVLVDVADGVEVYADRRALEQVVTNLVDNAVKYCPEGSSVTIGATLEGPLARLTVSDTGPGVEAQHLPRLFERFYRVDPGRSRDVGGTGLGLAIVKHLSEAMDGGVKVQSSPGRGMCFTVSLPAQKITPRERPSNRALP from the coding sequence TTGGCGCTCTTTGCGCTGTTCGGCGCGACGACGCTCGCGCTCACCTCGAGGCTCACGGGCGGCGCGGCGCTCGCGGCGCTGTTCGGCGCGGCGGTGTGCGCGGCGCTGGTCTCGGAGGCCTCGGCGCGGGCGGCGCTGTCGCTCGTGCGCCCGCTGACCGAGGCGGCGCGTCGCATTCAAGAGGGAGACCTCAGCGCGCGGACCCTCGGCGTCCACGAGCAAGAAGAGTCCCGCGAGCTCGGTCAAGCGCTCGACCAGCTCGCCAGCAACCTCGCGCGCACCCTCGGTGAGCTGCGCGAGGAGCGCGACCTCCTGAGCGGCGTGCTCGAGGGCATGCAAGAGGGCGTGATGTTGCTCGACGGGGCGGGGGACGTGGCGCTCATGAACCCTGCGTTTCGCGAGATGCTGCTCGTGCGCAGCGACATGGTGGGCGTGCCGCTCCTCGAGGTCGTGCGGCACGCCGAGCTGAAGGAGCTGTTCGACCGCGCGCGCAAGCTTAGGTCTGCGTGCTCGGGCGAGGTCGAGGTGGGCGGCATCAAGCCGCGGCGGCTCCTCGTGCGCGCCTCGTCGTTCGAGGGCGAGGGCGGCGGCGTGCTCGCCGTGTTCTTCGACGTCACCGAGATCCGTCGACTCGAGTCGCTGCGTCGCGACTTCGTGGCGAACGTCTCCCACGAGCTGCGCACGCCCGTGACGGCGGTGCTCTCGGCGGCGGAGACCCTCCGCATCGCGCAGCGAAGAGACCCCGAGGCCGCCGAGCAGTTCCTCTCGATCATCGAGCGCAACGGCGAGCGGCTCCAGCGCCTCATCGAGGATTTGCTCGATCTCTCGCGCATCGAGTCGCGCGAGCTCAAGCTCAAGCCCGAGCTGCTCGCGTTTCGCGCCTTCGCTCAACACGTCGCGACGCTCTTCAAGGAGCGCGCGCAGAAGAAGGACATGCGCGTGCTGGTCGACGTCGCCGACGGCGTCGAGGTCTACGCCGACCGCCGCGCCCTCGAGCAGGTCGTGACGAACCTCGTCGACAACGCGGTCAAGTACTGCCCGGAGGGTTCGTCGGTCACGATCGGCGCCACGCTGGAGGGTCCCCTCGCGCGCCTCACGGTGAGCGATACGGGCCCGGGCGTGGAGGCGCAGCACCTGCCGCGCCTCTTCGAGCGGTTCTACCGGGTCGACCCGGGGCGCTCGCGCGACGTGGGCGGCACCGGGCTCGGGCTCGCGATCGTGAAGCACCTCTCGGAGGCCATGGATGGCGGCGTGAAGGTGCAGAGCTCGCCGGGCCGCGGAATGTGCTTCACGGTGAGCCTCCCCGCGCAGAAGATCACGCCGCGCGAGCGCCCCTCGAACCGGGCGCTGCCGTGA
- the pstB gene encoding phosphate ABC transporter ATP-binding protein — protein sequence MSRSSAPPPKPRPAKMEAVALGAAFREAVALKRVTMPVVENRVTAVIGPSGCGKSTFIRCLNRMHEVVPGATRTGEVLLDGESIYGPEVDPVSVRRRVGMVFQKPNPFPDMSVRDNVLSGLRLNGIRPANADSVVEAALSQAALWSEMKDGLGRTAGGLSGGQQQRLCIARCLALEPEVILMDEPCSSLDPIATARIEELIHELSDRYTIVIVTHSMQQAARVSDYTAFFYLGEVVEYGLADVLFTRPEDPRTEEYITGRFG from the coding sequence ATGAGCCGCTCGAGCGCGCCGCCGCCGAAGCCCCGGCCCGCGAAGATGGAGGCCGTCGCGCTCGGCGCGGCGTTCCGCGAGGCCGTCGCGCTGAAGCGCGTGACGATGCCGGTCGTCGAGAACCGCGTCACCGCCGTGATCGGGCCCTCGGGCTGCGGCAAGTCCACGTTCATCCGGTGCCTGAACCGCATGCACGAGGTGGTCCCCGGGGCCACGCGCACGGGCGAGGTGCTGCTCGACGGCGAGAGCATCTACGGGCCCGAGGTCGACCCCGTGAGTGTGCGGCGTCGGGTCGGGATGGTGTTCCAAAAACCCAATCCTTTCCCGGACATGTCCGTGCGCGACAACGTGCTCTCCGGCCTGCGCCTGAACGGCATCCGGCCCGCCAACGCCGACTCGGTGGTCGAGGCGGCGCTCAGCCAGGCGGCGCTCTGGTCGGAGATGAAGGACGGGCTCGGGAGGACCGCTGGCGGCCTCTCCGGCGGGCAGCAGCAGAGGCTCTGTATCGCGCGGTGTCTCGCCCTGGAGCCGGAGGTGATCCTCATGGACGAGCCGTGCTCGTCGCTCGATCCGATCGCCACCGCGCGCATCGAGGAGCTCATTCACGAGCTCAGCGACCGGTACACCATCGTGATCGTGACCCACTCGATGCAGCAGGCGGCGCGCGTGTCCGACTACACGGCGTTCTTCTACCTGGGTGAGGTGGTCGAGTACGGCCTGGCCGACGTCCTCTTCACGCGGCCCGAAGATCCGCGCACCGAGGAGTACATCACCGGTCGCTTCGGCTGA
- the phoU gene encoding phosphate signaling complex protein PhoU: MSRAHTDREYEGELRKIREQLLLMGAKVEDMLRDSMRALIERDSELAQRTLDTDRQINRLEVETDELCLRVLARRQPVASDLRFLTIALKLVTDLERMGDLGVNICERVLELNTEPTLKPYVDLVNMAEAAQGMLRDALDAFVASDVTRAESVIERDAAVDAYYDSIFRDLLTYMMENPRNIYRATRVQSIAKYIERLADHATNIAEMVVFMVRGKDIRHGRLADRRASRASTPPPSTVKRDAAERVATGPASARPPSSRR, encoded by the coding sequence ATGAGCCGGGCCCACACCGACCGCGAGTACGAAGGTGAGCTGCGAAAGATCCGCGAGCAGCTCCTCCTCATGGGCGCCAAGGTGGAGGACATGCTGCGCGACAGCATGCGCGCGCTCATCGAGCGCGACAGCGAGCTCGCCCAGCGCACCCTCGACACCGACCGCCAGATCAACCGCCTCGAGGTGGAGACCGACGAGCTCTGCTTGCGGGTGCTCGCGAGGCGGCAGCCCGTCGCCTCCGACCTGCGCTTCCTGACCATCGCCCTCAAGCTCGTGACCGACCTCGAGCGCATGGGCGACCTCGGCGTGAACATCTGCGAGCGCGTGCTCGAGCTCAACACGGAGCCCACGCTGAAGCCTTACGTCGACCTCGTGAACATGGCGGAGGCCGCGCAGGGAATGCTGCGCGACGCGCTCGACGCGTTCGTCGCCTCCGATGTGACGCGCGCGGAGTCCGTGATCGAGCGCGACGCCGCGGTCGACGCCTACTACGACTCTATCTTCCGGGATCTCCTCACCTACATGATGGAGAACCCGCGCAACATCTACCGCGCGACGCGGGTCCAATCGATCGCGAAGTACATCGAGCGCCTCGCCGACCACGCCACCAACATCGCCGAGATGGTGGTGTTCATGGTGCGCGGCAAGGACATCCGCCACGGGCGCCTCGCCGACCGGCGGGCGAGTCGAGCCTCCACGCCGCCACCATCCACGGTGAAGCGCGACGCCGCGGAGCGCGTCGCGACCGGCCCGGCGAGCGCACGGCCGCCTTCGAGCCGGCGCTGA
- a CDS encoding ABC transporter permease subunit produces MSLATPSPSTAARARPEIPRGPLAALDGARSERTLGSRRASEALVRGLATVATVITVVALGEVLFSVIAHGLRGLAHARGGAGLLRAALGTAEVVGVACAAALPVGFFAGVHLAEARTGRLVAAARVAADGLAAIPSVVFAAFAAVVVAGTGARPSSLLGSAVLALVMVPTVARATEVAVRSVPERVREAALALGATRFQVIARVVLPSAARGIATGALVAIGRAAGETAPLLLLGASARVEALSVAVYTASTEPDPAVASARAWSAALALVAVVLTFHVVARLVSPSRPSREERP; encoded by the coding sequence ATGAGCCTCGCCACGCCCAGCCCCTCCACCGCCGCGCGCGCGCGCCCGGAGATCCCCCGCGGGCCCCTGGCTGCGCTGGACGGCGCCCGCTCCGAGCGCACCCTCGGCTCGCGCCGCGCGAGCGAAGCCCTCGTGCGCGGGCTCGCCACGGTGGCGACCGTGATCACGGTCGTGGCGCTCGGCGAGGTCCTGTTCTCCGTGATCGCTCACGGGCTCCGCGGGCTCGCGCACGCACGGGGCGGCGCGGGGCTGCTTCGCGCGGCCCTCGGGACGGCCGAGGTCGTGGGCGTGGCGTGCGCGGCGGCGCTCCCCGTGGGGTTCTTCGCAGGCGTGCACCTCGCCGAGGCGCGCACCGGCCGTCTCGTCGCCGCCGCGCGCGTCGCGGCCGACGGGCTCGCGGCCATCCCGTCGGTCGTGTTCGCCGCCTTCGCCGCGGTGGTCGTCGCGGGCACCGGCGCGCGCCCGTCGTCGCTCCTCGGCAGCGCCGTGCTCGCGCTGGTGATGGTGCCCACGGTGGCGCGCGCCACCGAGGTCGCCGTCCGCAGCGTCCCCGAGCGCGTGCGTGAGGCGGCGCTCGCGCTCGGCGCGACCCGGTTCCAGGTCATCGCGCGCGTGGTGCTCCCGAGCGCGGCCCGGGGCATCGCGACCGGCGCGCTCGTCGCGATCGGGCGTGCTGCCGGGGAGACCGCGCCGCTCTTGCTCCTCGGCGCGAGCGCTCGCGTCGAGGCGCTCTCCGTGGCGGTGTACACGGCCTCGACCGAGCCCGACCCCGCCGTCGCCAGCGCGCGCGCCTGGAGCGCCGCCCTCGCGCTCGTGGCGGTGGTCCTGACGTTTCACGTCGTCGCGCGCCTCGTCTCCCCGTCTCGTCCTAGCCGCGAGGAGCGCCCATGA
- a CDS encoding metallophosphoesterase family protein, translating to MTLRPPRRAGSSSSTPRGRTRNLRRQIQVPLRADGGLTLVVVADTHSEPHAEATRRIAAVGPDLIVHAGDIGARRVLDDLGALAPVYAVRGNIDERAPDLADELILDLTDAAGAVALRLAVLHIGQNGPRLRADATRLARAEGADLLVCGHSHVPFVGRDAGVVVFNPGSIGPRRFHLPIVFGVLEIAAGAMRTRHVCCETGEPWLPAPPRP from the coding sequence GTGACCCTCCGACCCCCGCGACGAGCAGGCTCCTCGTCCTCCACGCCGCGGGGGCGAACGCGGAACCTCCGCCGCCAGATCCAGGTGCCTCTCCGCGCCGACGGCGGCCTCACGCTCGTGGTCGTAGCCGACACGCACAGCGAGCCGCACGCCGAGGCCACGCGACGGATCGCCGCGGTTGGCCCCGATCTTATCGTGCACGCGGGAGATATCGGCGCGCGCCGCGTGCTCGACGACCTCGGCGCGCTCGCGCCCGTCTACGCCGTGCGGGGCAACATCGACGAGCGGGCGCCCGACCTGGCCGACGAGCTCATCCTCGACCTCACCGACGCGGCCGGCGCGGTGGCGCTCCGGCTCGCCGTGCTCCACATCGGGCAGAACGGTCCTCGCCTCCGCGCCGACGCGACGCGCCTCGCGCGCGCCGAGGGCGCCGATCTGCTCGTGTGCGGGCACTCGCACGTGCCCTTCGTCGGGCGCGACGCGGGCGTGGTCGTGTTCAACCCGGGGTCGATCGGGCCGCGGCGCTTCCACCTGCCGATCGTGTTCGGCGTGCTCGAGATCGCGGCGGGCGCGATGCGCACGCGCCACGTGTGCTGCGAGACGGGCGAGCCGTGGTTGCCCGCGCCGCCGCGGCCGTAG
- the pstC gene encoding phosphate ABC transporter permease subunit PstC translates to MSRPVERVTRGVAVSLRGLAQAACVLLVATVAGMVVALALGARGALSSEGLRFVSTSTWDPAAGSFGALTVLADTWLTSALALALAVPGGFLVALYVTEFAPPRARGPLASLVEVLAAVPGVVYGLWGIAVLVPFVREALARPVHHDPRAGFGVLSAALVLALMALPTITAVMRDVISAVPASLREAGLALGGTRWEVVRYVVLPHARAGLFAAVMLGLGRALGETMAVSMVIGGSVRSASSLLTPAHTAASLLLAELGGAEGAHASALSELGLVLLVTTVAFNLGAHGVVRRTLRRRSAGLSTGPSEGELGEAP, encoded by the coding sequence GTGAGCCGGCCCGTCGAGCGCGTCACGCGCGGCGTCGCGGTGTCGCTGCGTGGCCTCGCGCAGGCCGCGTGCGTCCTGCTCGTGGCCACGGTGGCCGGGATGGTCGTGGCGCTCGCGCTCGGCGCGCGGGGGGCCCTCTCGTCCGAGGGGCTCCGGTTCGTCTCGACGTCCACGTGGGACCCGGCCGCGGGCAGCTTCGGCGCGCTCACCGTGCTAGCGGACACGTGGCTCACGTCGGCCCTCGCGCTCGCCCTCGCCGTCCCGGGCGGCTTCCTCGTCGCCCTCTACGTGACCGAGTTCGCGCCGCCGAGGGCGCGAGGGCCGCTCGCGTCGCTGGTCGAGGTGCTCGCGGCCGTGCCCGGGGTCGTCTACGGCCTCTGGGGGATCGCGGTCCTCGTCCCGTTCGTGCGCGAGGCCCTCGCGCGCCCCGTCCACCACGACCCGCGCGCGGGCTTCGGCGTGCTCTCCGCGGCGCTCGTGCTCGCCCTCATGGCCCTCCCCACGATCACGGCCGTCATGCGCGACGTGATCTCCGCCGTGCCCGCGTCGCTGCGCGAGGCGGGGCTCGCGCTTGGAGGTACGAGGTGGGAGGTGGTGCGGTATGTCGTGCTGCCCCACGCGCGCGCGGGCCTGTTCGCGGCGGTGATGCTCGGGCTCGGCCGCGCGCTCGGCGAGACGATGGCGGTCTCGATGGTGATCGGCGGCAGCGTGCGCTCTGCGTCGTCGCTCCTCACGCCCGCGCACACCGCGGCCAGCCTGCTCCTCGCGGAGCTCGGGGGCGCGGAGGGCGCGCACGCCTCCGCCCTGAGCGAGCTTGGGCTCGTGCTGCTCGTGACCACCGTGGCCTTCAATCTCGGCGCCCACGGCGTCGTCCGGCGCACGCTCCGCCGCCGCTCGGCGGGGCTCTCGACCGGTCCCTCCGAGGGCGAGCTCGGCGAGGCGCCATGA